In the Hordeum vulgare subsp. vulgare chromosome 7H, MorexV3_pseudomolecules_assembly, whole genome shotgun sequence genome, one interval contains:
- the LOC123412494 gene encoding nuclear intron maturase 3, mitochondrial-like, whose protein sequence is MLPRLARAHRRVLLPTPRALSTSSTTAARTVASPAPLSAAELEVLLRRDHYSASTRRFHSLLPLLSHPCLLLASALLLRHRSHPSLPLSDQPPPLPTTATAAAPPSPSSHLRLILPSRLKGRPLPLPSLPLRLAMLSAASALDAVFAPRAATFAYSARHAAIRYLRSIPNATWFFRVAIPRQPFATRHVRRLLDGISGKVDDPGFLDYLRELFLSDAIAFELGGSELCRGLPQESELTSTLLNIFFDPVDREVMAIREEVHKKNPRVKDDSVRHTPVRVYAIRYLDEMMVVTSGSKMLTLEVRDRILTVLERDLEVKVDRFGSSVHSAVSEKMEFLGMEFQAVPPSVLHPPMSEKAKRARKMYLKRKAAEAQELKNARETRRKKLGLKILNHLFKKVRRGHEFEFGFRIEDEVRQEFKGWAEETVVEYFKSQEHRRHWHRLFTSGDFLSLNRVRDQLPSTLVDSYDQLQETLDRFLMPRRGHDITEGEEMLAEEEDERQYEKRIVEDLTELKMRVNAPIELVRKAVKLAGFTNSMGRPRPIKLLICLDDADIIKWYAGVGRRWLDFFCCCRNFKMVKIVVSYHLRFSCFLTLAEKHECTKRQAISHYTKDLKVINENGVPEVYFPTEKEIKMMGDKNLSDPKSVDGALTMILVRLAVDDTSFPCLAHFCVGTDTALYRIRLLQNRLNVDPLNEKKWVQGLSAIHESLNKKCLPLCSIHASDLLLGKITLQDIDCTQFVDVV, encoded by the coding sequence ATGCTCCCCCGCCTCGCCCGCGCGCACCGCCGCGTCCTCCTCCCCACACCTCGCGCCCTCTCCACCTCCAGCACCACCGCCGCCCGCACCGTCGCTTCGCCGGCGCCGCTCTCCGCCGCGGAACTCGAGGTGCTGCTCCGCCGCGACCACTACTCCGCCTCCACCCGCCGCTTCCACTCCCTCCTCCCGCTCCTCTCCCACCCCTGCCTCCTCCTCGCCTccgccctcctcctccgccaccgctcccacccctccctccccctctccgaccagccccctcctctccccaccaccgccaccgccgccgcgccgccctccccctcctcccacctccgcCTCATCCTCCCCTCCCGCCTCAAGGGCCGCCCGCTCCCGCTCCCGTCCCTCCCGCTCCGCCTCGCCATGCTCTCCGCGGCCTCCGCCCTCGACGCCGTCTTCGCCCCGCGTGCCGCCACCTTCGCCTACAGCGCCCGCCACGCCGCCATCCGCTACCTCCGCTCCATCCCCAACGCAACCTGGTTCTTCCGCGTCGCCATCCCGCGCCAGCCCTTCGCCACCCGCCACGTCCGTCGCCTCCTCGACGGCATCTCCGGCAAGGTCGATGACCCCGGGTTCCTGGATTACCTGCGCGAGCTGTTCCTGTCCGATGCGATAGCCTTCGAGCTCGGCGGCTCTGAGCTCTGTCGCGGGCTACCGCAGGAGTCGGAGCTCACCAGCACGCTGCTCAACATTTTCTTTGATCCTGTGGATAGAGAGGTGATGGCCATCCGGGAGGAGGTGCACAAGAAGAATCCTAGAGTCAAGGATGACAGCGTTCGGCATACGCCTGTGAGAGTGTATGCCATCCGGTATCTCGACGAGATGATGGTTGTGACGTCCGGGTCGAAGATGCTCACACTTGAGGTCAGAGATAGGATCCTCACGGTGTTGGAGAGGGATTTGGAGGTGAAGGTTGACAGGTTTGGTAGCTCAGTTCACAGTGCAGTGTCAGAGAAGATGGAATTCCTCGGGATGGAGTTCCAAGCCGTGCCGCCGTCAGTCTTACACCCTCCTATGTCTGAGAAGGCGAAGAGGGCAAGGAAGATGTATCTGAAGAGGAAGGCAGCAGAGGCGCAGGAGCTGAAAAATGCTCGTGAGACACGGAGGAAGAAGCTTGGGTTGAAGATACTGAACCACTTGTTCAAGAAGGTCAGGCGTGGGCATGAGTTTGAGTTTGGCTTCCGAATTGAGGATGAAGTGCGGCAGGAGTTCAAGGGCTGGGCAGAGGAGACAGTGGTCGAATACTTCAAGTCACAGGAGCATCGGCGTCATTGGCACCGATTGTTCACATCTGGTGACTTCTTGTCGCTGAATAGGGTGAGGGATCAGTTGCCATCAACATTGGTGGACTCCTATGATCAATTACAGGAAACACTCGATAGGTTCTTGATGCCGAGGAGGGGCCACGACATCACCGAGGGTGAGGAGATGCTagcagaggaggaggatgagagacAATACGAGAAGAGGATTGTTGAGGACTTGACAGAGTTGAAGATGAGGGTCAATGCGCCAATAGAGCTTGTAAGAAAGGCGGTAAAGCTGGCTGGGTTCACAAATTCCATGGGACGGCCACGGCCAATAAAGCTACTTATCTGTCTGGATGATGCAGATATCATCAAATGGTATGCTGGTGTGGGGAGGAGGTGGCTAGATTTCTTTTGCTGCTGTCGGAATTTCAAGATGGTCAAAATTGTTGTGAGTTATCACTTGAGGTTCTCCTGTTTCTTGACATTGGCGGAGAAGCATGAATGCACCAAGAGGCAAGCAATTAGCCATTATACAAAGGATTTGAAGGTGATAAATGAAAATGGAGTGCCTGAAGTGTACTTCCCAACAGAGAAGGAGATCAAGATGATGGGTGATAAGAATCTCTCCGATCCAAAGTCTGTGGATGGGGCCCTGACAATGATCTTGGTCAGGTTGGCGGTCGATGACACCTCCTTCCCATGCCTGGCTCATTTTTGTGTTGGAACAGACACTGCCCTTTACCGGATACGTCTTTTGCAGAATCGCCTAAATGTTGATCCTTTGAATGAAAAGAAGTGGGTCCAAGGGCTAAGTGCCATTCATGAGAGTCTGAACAAGAAATGCCTTCCACTGTGCTCCATACATGCAAGCGATCTACTTCTTGGCAAGATTACTCTCCAAGATATTGATTGTACTCAGTTTGTTGATGTGGTGTGA